Proteins found in one Corynebacterium freneyi genomic segment:
- a CDS encoding TrmH family RNA methyltransferase yields MTADNPPADAAPGPTEWGRPRVGVGPWEEEHPGQPRPEDPKYDPELLDDGDRRNVVDAYRYWTREAIVADIDARRHPLHVAIENFENDSNIGTVVRTANAFAAAAVHIVGRRRWNRRGAMVTDRYQHLHHHDTVDEVVAWARDQGLAVIAVDNVPGSVPLETAELPRECLLLFGQEGPGVTDTARRAADMTVSIAQFGSTRSINAGVAAGIVMHAWIRTHAHLEDAW; encoded by the coding sequence GTGACCGCGGACAACCCGCCCGCCGACGCCGCCCCCGGCCCCACCGAGTGGGGTCGGCCGCGCGTCGGCGTCGGCCCATGGGAAGAGGAACACCCCGGCCAGCCGCGACCGGAGGACCCGAAATACGACCCGGAGCTTCTCGACGACGGCGACCGCCGCAACGTCGTCGACGCCTACCGCTACTGGACGAGGGAGGCGATCGTCGCCGACATCGACGCGCGCCGCCATCCGCTGCACGTGGCCATCGAGAACTTCGAAAACGACTCCAACATCGGCACCGTCGTACGCACCGCCAACGCCTTCGCCGCGGCGGCCGTGCACATCGTCGGCAGGCGACGCTGGAACCGGCGCGGCGCGATGGTCACCGACCGCTACCAGCACCTGCACCACCACGACACCGTCGACGAGGTCGTCGCCTGGGCCCGCGACCAAGGCCTGGCCGTCATCGCCGTCGACAACGTGCCCGGATCGGTGCCGCTGGAGACCGCCGAGCTGCCGCGCGAATGCCTGCTGCTGTTCGGGCAGGAGGGGCCGGGCGTGACCGACACGGCGCGGCGGGCCGCCGACATGACCGTGTCCATCGCCCAGTTCGGGTCGACGCGGTCCATCAACGCCGGGGTCGCGGCGGGGATCGTCATGCATGCGTGGATTCGAACGCATGCGCACCTCGAAGACGCGTGGTGA
- a CDS encoding lysoplasmalogenase: MAATTGKTGTETFKQAAVRRTIEGAGALVAAVSRATREPERAAYVGAAAVNVVSSALGAEKSRKVSKTLLMPLLAASVVRRRHETRPAVTAGLLIGLTAGWIGDLVLMPRKNDLNKGAAAFTGNQLAYIALLHDAGARPNRFRALTRYPLWAASTVGAAFTRPDLLPAAAGYGFLLAGTSMLGDDSTLVDGLSADVEPGGDLAKTDPRFGIGHGGNLFLVSDALLMLRALVGEEGVVGKLLDAGVMDTYTAAQLLLVDGILELGRK, encoded by the coding sequence ATGGCCGCCACGACCGGAAAGACCGGCACCGAGACCTTCAAACAGGCCGCGGTCCGCCGCACCATCGAGGGCGCCGGCGCGCTGGTCGCCGCCGTGTCCCGCGCGACCCGCGAGCCCGAGCGCGCCGCCTACGTCGGTGCCGCGGCCGTCAACGTCGTGTCCTCGGCGCTGGGCGCGGAAAAGTCCCGCAAGGTGTCGAAGACGCTGCTCATGCCGCTGCTGGCCGCCTCCGTGGTGCGCCGCCGCCACGAAACCCGGCCCGCCGTGACCGCCGGCCTGCTCATCGGCTTGACCGCCGGCTGGATCGGCGACCTCGTGCTCATGCCGCGCAAGAACGACCTGAACAAGGGCGCCGCAGCGTTCACGGGCAACCAGCTGGCGTACATCGCGCTGCTCCACGACGCCGGCGCCCGCCCCAACCGTTTCCGCGCCCTGACGCGCTACCCGCTGTGGGCCGCGTCGACGGTGGGCGCGGCGTTCACCCGCCCCGACCTGCTGCCGGCCGCCGCCGGCTACGGTTTCCTGCTCGCCGGCACCTCCATGCTTGGCGACGACTCGACCCTGGTCGACGGCCTGTCCGCCGACGTCGAGCCCGGTGGAGATCTGGCCAAGACCGACCCGCGCTTCGGCATCGGGCACGGCGGCAATCTCTTCCTCGTCTCCGACGCGCTGCTCATGCTGCGCGCGCTGGTGGGGGAGGAGGGCGTCGTCGGCAAGCTCCTGGACGCCGGCGTCATGGACACCTACACCGCCGCCCAGCTGCTGCTCGTCGACGGCATCCTCGAGCTCGGTCGGAAGTGA